The DNA window AGCACAAAGGACAAACATGGAGACTTATGTTGAAAGAATCAGGAATTATATTACTTACTTTGGAATTTCTGTTTAACTTGTTTATGGATTTATTCTCTCATGtgattaatttataagtattcACTATTCAGCTTATGACATTCTTGAGGACCTGAAAAAATGATGCTTACTATGGTGAAGCATGGGCAATCTGCATCTTACCATTAAGGCCTAAACTATCAGGAAGCATCTTTAGAAGATAACCATAAAAATAGGTTGAATCAGTACAGTTACAGGCAATTAAAATGcaaatttcttttactttaGTATTTGATGCATTTGTAAACATAGTAAATTACCAATTGAACTAAGCATTTTCGTGTTATGTTGACAACTTGACATGACAGTTAATTGTTGCTTGGGATTCAAAATGCGCGATGGAATATATACTTCTGCGTGAACAATCTTTTTAGATTCTAAACATTAAATGTGTAAACAACTAAACTTGTTTGGATCAActgcataaaaatattgttattgGGCCTCTCTAGCGAAATACTTTCACAATATATAGTTCTGTTACTCTTTTGCTAGCTGGTATAGTATgatgaaaattatatatcgATGTGCTTATTGTATTGGAGACCATGGAGAAAACACTATCTACATAAGGATGGGAGTATGTGATAATATTTTGGTGGAATTCCCTCTCCTGACACTTTAGAATACTACCATCATTTTGGATCGCAGCAATAAATCGGTTAACATGCTGGCTCTTCTACACACAATTATTGATTCGATCACCTGAAATAGTgggtttattattatttatttatttatttatttacgtGGAGCAAATGATACAGATGGATCAAAACATGGAGAGTCTGGAAGATTTCCAACCAGGCATCAGCTGGTGTAATTGTGTGTGTACACCAATGATGCCTGGAACTGAAATTGCATTCTTTTCAGATTCAGGACAAAGAAACTAACTGTACTGAAAGGTTCTACGAAACTGGTGGTGGTTTTGCCCGGGTGTGATGCCTACTGAATCCACTGGTACTTTCTCCAGGCAACTGATTTTTCAAGGCACCACCAATTCTGAGTCTGTCTTGAGCATCTAGTCTCTTACTTGGGAACTGAGATACACAAGATACTACATCCAATCCAAAACAAGACATGAACAATGCACTCTTGTACTGGTATAGTGGTACCTGATTGTTGTCAATTTGTCAAATGGGAGTATTAGTTTTCGTTGTCCAAGCCAGTCACTGCCTCCAATACAGAGCTCATGTGCAGCTCAGTTATGACGCGTTTCACTTGTCCTGACTCTGGGATTCTGCCGGAGCTCTGTGCGAGTCCCTGTCGTCTTCACGTAAAACCTGCTGATTGACGACATTACTCTGTCTGGTCGGCGTGCCTACCTATCTGTattgtcaaaaattttagtagaaTGGAGTTTTGATTGAGTACTTGGTATACCTTTTAAAATGGTCAATATCTTCGATCTCTGTTGTTAGACACACAATCAGATGAATAGTTAtactgaaattaaaaaaaactaaatctcCTTTTAAATGATAACCGGCTAAAGTGACGGTTCTgagtaaaaggaaaaaaacgctactccctccatttaaaaatattgttgtttCTATCTAAACTAGGTAGAACAGCAATATTATTagctttttttggtttttgcaaGCATACTTCTTgaaatgttaaatatattttttttgcaaaagtttcTATACATCAGTTATCATATGATGTATTCCATCATttacactattaaatagctataaaagtAGTATTTCACATTTCATCTTTAGCTAAGAACATACTTATTCTAtctcatattataagactttttagttatatttttagatttatctattgattggtgtatattatttgtatatatgtttagatttattagcatttgtatgaataattaatcctaaaaatatttataaaacggAATTAGTAGCATTTATTTAGACGTATATGATTTTGAAGCGGCGCCGTGCGTGCAGGCTGTGCAGTGTAGGGACCCTGCAATGGCCGGCCTGGTCTGACGGGCATGTGGTGTGGGGGACGGCGGGGAGGCTGGTGGGTTGGCGAGGCGGGTAGGTCGCCACTTTTCGGTGGGGGCGACCTGGCAAAATTCAAAGAGAGTGCCGCAACAACGTGCAGCGGTGGCCCGAGCCAACCTACCCAacccactttttttttccccacttTTTTTGGGTTATTGAGCGAGAGAAGGGCAACGTGAGAGATGCACTACACAAATGTCATTCTCTCTCTACTACTAGCCACTAGGTCAGTAACATGCGTGGTGGCTGCCGTGCACATGACATGACTAAAGTACGTGAGCAACATGCccaacacatgcatgcatcggcGCCGTCGTTGCGTTGCCTCCGCGAGATGCTAATCCGgtcaagagagggaaaaagaaagccGATACAAAACCACgtcactgctgctgctgatctgatctgatctgcTCCGTCGTCTCTGACACCCAGGTAGACACAAGATACAGATACTCCTCCCGTCCTCCGTCATAATTCAGATCAAAGGCGTTCTCTGTCCACTTCGCAGCATCCAAAAACACCATGTTAAATTGTTAGCATCCTGAGCTGAGAAAGATCGATCAACATTGGTAACCCAGTGGATCAGCAGAAGCGTCCGCTGTCGCGTCGTCGTCCATCTGGGCTAAATGATGGGGTGAACAGTGTGACGGTGGCCAACGCCGGCGTGGCATCGGTGCATGAATCTTTCTCGGCTTCTTCTGGTCTCTTCAGATTGATCGAGAGTAAAACCGATCAGATTCGTCAGGATCACGCTTCAATTTGGGGGCGGTGTCATGTGTCGCTGCCACATCAACGTCAAGACTGGTTACGATATGGGCAGCGCACTTAGCTTTAATTCTGGAACgcgtggatggatggatggatggatggaatcaATCATCGCAGCTTCAGACTACGTTTAACTCGCTGGATCGTATCGCCGGCTGTTTCAGATTCAGCCAGCTGCGCCGACGGGTAAGCACGTAAGTTTCTTTTAGCATTTGGACCACGGATTAATAGTTTTGCGTGAAATTGCGTAAGTTTTTTAGCATGTTTGATTTGACTACAAACCTACACGAAGGTGCCGCATTGcatcaatcaaaaacatcattaaAATCTGATGATGACATATTGTTGGACGCAGAGGCTATGTTTTATTCTCGTTATCGATTGTGGATTACCGTGGGAAAGTTTTGTAAGCTCGTAAACCAATAAAAGGTGtttgttatgaaaaaaaattatctatgtAGAAATTTCTCGTATAATAATTTAAAGGAAAATCTAATTTTATACTGCTATCACAAATCAGTAATCTGAAAATCTCAAGATAAAAGAACATGGTCAAAGCGTAACCATAGTTTAACAATACTCATGCCGGGTTTAATTTGAATTcactagtagtactagtaatAAAAACATTTGTGATGTTATTCCACATTGTACACTCTGACAGGCACTGAAACCAAGTGTCCAAGtccattagagcaagtataatagtaggccATAAGCCAGCTAATGctgatgtggaagagagaagggaggagagagaggagaagctggctataagcttatagccagctcaggcATAAGAACCAAGACACcatgtgagagagacatgtAGCTCTGCATTaaagatgaagagctaaccattatatgagtgggctataagggcattcccaacccaatgactaggatggtgtccatagtattaaataagttgtcacataggatgaaaaatgatgtggcaagtgaataaatgaggaaagagaatgaaaccatgtcttgcatgtcTACACAAtatccaagatatcatgtgagataagtaacattaaatttaagtgtggaatagtggtgtttgcattagaagagtagtgtctagtactagtttctttatGATGagaagtttatagaaaccatatctagtgttatgggttgggaatgcctTAAGAAGACTACAAggagtcttatagccagcttattggctatattattagccttgctctgagagcaggtacaatagcagactataagtcagctataagcatattttaaaaagatatagagagaagagaggtgggctactaatttatagccagctgtacaTGGGCTCCAagataaaatgtgtgtatgatatatgggaccatgtattgatgttttatagttaactattataaaaattgactattagataggctatagatgaattagagctagtagttggctatagtactactgaacttgctcttattaCATCCCGTGGTTCTGTTTTTAATTGCGCGCACATTACTCTTGTCGGCCAAAATAACCATGATTAGCCTGGATAGTGTTGTACTACTAGAAAGAAGAAATCGCCATCAGCATCAATCATGCACATCAACTATCAAGGCCAGCAGCATTTCAGGCCTACCATGGCTAAAAGCAAGCCACCAAACTGCACAGGACAGTACAACCCTTTTGCATCATTTGCCAAACCAACCCTAAAACCAAACCACCCCCTTCCCAAGTGATGACCCCTGCTGATTCTGGAGTGCATGTCCTGATGTCCCCCATCAATGACCCTGTTTCACCATTAATTAAAGATTCTTATCCTCTCCAATgattcctctctctctctcacacacacatgcTCTCTCTATATGATCATGTAAAAACTTCCATTCAATTCTTTGTCTCCCTGTttcagagaagagagatggaaAAGCATGCATCCATGTGTGTGCTGTGTTGCTCTCCTTTCCAAAGAAGAGGACCACAGTGCTTTGTCAGTGTCACTGCATTCACTGTTTGAGGTCTTAACTTTTCCCCTATCACATCCTTAACTACAAGTCTACATGCCACCTTTCTCACTGTGCTTAAAATGCAGAGCTACTTCAGTGTGGCCTAATGCAAGAGTCTTCTCCACTCTTGTGTTGAGCTGAGCTTGTAGTTTGGTGCTTGAGGTCCCGAGGATCTGAGCTGTGGTGcttctatttctttctttcgcaaggtatttttttgtctttcaGATTTGCTTGGCCATGTTGATTACCTGTCTTGTGGACTCCTATGTTCTTGGTGCTGTTTTATTCTGCAATATCGTGTTCTTGCCATTTGTAAGTTATGTCTCCTGATGTTCAGAACTTCAGATTGAAATCGCAAAACCGAATGTGTAAATTGCAGcacatttgtttgtttgattgtTTTAGAGTTTAGAGCAAGTGTGTTGTTCTTCATCTCTGAAAAAAAGAACTACCATTTCTTGGCAGAAAAGCAGTGGAAACTAAGTTAATATTTCCCCACCAGATGGCTAATTTTATGCTTCTAATCTGCACTTTGCATGGCCTCTCCCTTACAGCTTGCAAATGCTTTGATCCTACTACTGCAACAGTGCAATCCAAccataaacaatataaaaaagtattatttttttcttcttttgatgTAGTCAGCTCACATGGtgtattcttcttcttccactTTGGTGCAGTTCTTTGGCATTGGCTCCATGTGATTGATGAGCTGAGCTTGAGCTCACTCCACCACTGCACAGCGAGCGGGTCAGCAGCATCGGCGGAGCAGATCTCTCCGGGAGATTCAGCAATGGAGCAGCAGCCCTGCTGCTACTTCCCGCTGCGGTGGGAGAGCACCGGCGACCAGTGGTGGTACGCCTCGCCGATCgactgggcggcggcggacggccaCTACGACATCGTCCGGCAGCTGCTGCACCTCGACCCGAACCTCCTCATCAAGCTCACCTCACTCCGCCGGATCCGCCGGCTCGAGGCGCTCTGGGACGACGACGCGCGcttcgccggcgcggcggggcaCCGCGCGGGCGTCGCCCGGAGCCTGCTGATGGAGTGCGAGTGCAAGAACGGTTCCGAGAACACGCTGCTCCGCGCGGGCTACGGCGGGTGGCTGCTGTactcggcggcgtcggctggGGACATGGCGTTcgtccaggagctcatggacAGGGATCCCTTGCTTGTCTTCGGCGAGGGCGAGTACGGCGTTACGGACATGTTCTACGCCGCCGCGAGGGGAGGGAACGCCGAGGTGTTCAGGCTGCTGCTGGACCACGCCATGTCGCCGAGGTGCTCGACGAATTGCGCCAACGGGGAAGGCGCGCAAGGTCGCGGCGGTGGTCGCTCCTCGGTATTCCGGCTGGAGATGATGAGCAGGGcagtccacgccgccgcgagaGGCGGCAGCGTGGAGATGCTGAGGGTGCTCATCGAGCGCCGCTCCGACGTGTCGGAGTATGTCGACTTCCGTGGATCGACCGTGCTGCATGCTGCTGCAGGAAGAGGGCAGCTGGAGGTGAGGCATCTGCTTCTTGTTTGCTTATTTCTTCTGCAAAATGCTTCATATTACCCTTTTCTTTATGCCGACATGAGTGGCTAGATGGATCCCCATTCATCACAATGTTAATGTTTGGGGTGTCAGCATTTCTGAAGTTGAAATGTTTCGATGTTATGAAACCAATTTTGCCTTTTGATTTCTTGGAGGCTCTTATATGGTATACCAAGCTTTAGGTCATTGTTATTAGTTGATTTGGACATACATATTAAAGATGCTATTGGTCATTGTTATAGAAGAACAATTACTTTTCATTAGTCCTTTCTGATGATTAATTGGAACTTGGAAGGCTATTGGTCAGCTAGAGTGCTGCGTGTAACCCAAGGAGACAATGAGATATTATAGACAATTATgtttaaacaatatattgatCTTATGTTATAAGCATACCACGCCCAGATGATGAAGACTCATTTTGTTAAAATTGTTATGCTCAACTCTCTACACTGTATTGTATGGAGAAAATAAACATACCATACTGGCTTGGCCTTTAGATTTCCTTTTTTGACATGGACTTCAAGTCATGCAATTCATGCCCAGAGATTTTTAGGATGTTTAGTTAGAAGCAAAGAAAAGGGTCCAATCATGTGATCTCTTCCAATAATTTGAGGTGAGAAGAGGATGTCCTTGTTGTTGTTTCAGTTTAGATAGGGGTAAAATCACACTTTTTAGATATCTGGCTCCTTTCTGTCTCTTGATGTTGATTTGCAGCCAGTCTTTCTTCCCACAAATCATTGTGTTGTTGGGTGTGCAAAGCTCCAGATATATCCAAACTACAATAGAAATTTCTTCTCCCCATATTATGCCTTTAATGCCTAAGTATTCCTTATGCAGGTTGTCAAATACCTTATGGCCACTTTCGACATTATCGATTCGACTGATAATCAAGGGAACACGGCATTACATGTAGCGGCCTATCGAGGTCATCTGCCTGTAGTAGAGGCATTGGTTGCTGCATCTCCATCAACCATGTCAGCTGTCAACAGAGCTGGTGATACTTTCCTCCATTCAGCAATTGCAGGATTTAGAACCCCAGGCTTCCGAAGGCTTGACCGCCAAATGGAACTTATGAGGCACCTCATACGTGAAAGAACAGCAGATATCCAGAAGATCATCAACCTGAGGAATGATGCTGGCCTTACTGTCCTTCACATGGCTGTGGTTGGCTGTGTTCATCCAGACCTCGTCGAACTCCTGATGACCACACCATCAATCGACCTCAATGCTGAAGATGCCAATGGCATGACCCCGCTTgcactactgaaacagcagcTGCGATCGTCAACGTCCGACAAACTGATCAAGCAAATAGTTTCTGCAGGAGGGGTGCTGAATTCAAGTGTTCTGCGAACTCGGTCGGCGATCGTTTCGCAGATAAAGATGCAAGGAGGGATTGCAAGCAGCCCTGGTACAACTTTTAAGATATCAGATGCAGAGATCTTCCTCTACTCCGGGGTCGGAACCGCCGAGTCCCGGAGGCCGAGCTCATGCTCTAGCAATGGCAAGTGTGACCATGCCCATCATGGAGATGCAAAATGTGCAAATGAGGAAAACCATGGATCTTCAGAGAAGAGGCTGAGCTCTGCCAGCCGGGCCAAGGACCGTCTCAAGCTGATGCTGAAATGGCCTCGCCAGAAGATGTCCAGGGCGCACAAGAAGTCCGACGATGGCAGCGGCgccatggattccatcaagaaGCTGAGCGAGCAGGCCGTCGAGACCCCTGCCCCGCTCAGGCAAGCCTTCACCAAGACGACGGCGCTGAACAACAAGCGGACGCTCGCGGTGAAGACCTCAACCCCTGGCTCGGCCGCCAccaagaagaagctcaacaGCAAGCTCATCCACGGCATCATGGAGGCCATGCCACACCtggcgtcgccgtcaccggcgGCCGCCTTCCCGAAATCCTCCACgccacagccgccgccgcggtccgGCAAGATGAAGGGCGTCTGCCTGGAACTGGACGACGAGaactcgacgacgacgacgccggtgTTCGGCAAGCTGAAGGACATCGTGCTGGACAgcaacgacgacgatggcatgGACGAGCCGTCGAGCTCGGGCTCGTCCATGAACGACGACGGGTCGGCGGAGATGCCGGCGCGGAGGCACGGGTGCGGCAACGGGAGGCTGATCAACATCTGCTTCGGCGCGCAGGGCCTCACCGTGGAGGACTCGGCCAGCGGGCAGCAGACCAGCAAGCTGTTCAAGCAGCAGTGCCTCCGGGTGTCCTGATTCACTCCCCCTACACGCTCTCGCCTCTCTTTTGGATTTGTATGGAAGCTTGCAGTTCAACCAAACAACACGTTTTCTGGAGGTTGAACTCGTCGCTTggtgaatttttttgtgtatCCTAGCGTGGCTTGCTCGATTTCTGGGTGTGCTTGTGTTTAACGGATgctgttgatgatgaaatatatttggtgAATGTGATCAGCTTGGTTAATCTTTCTGTTTAATTCATTCAAACAAACTGGAATGAGGAAAGACAAGGAATTTCTTGTGTATTTAGTATTGAAcaacaacaaacaaacatCTGACAGGAGCCAACAAATTGCGCTAAAAGACGCACgaatattctatttttttcccctgtaACAAGAAAAGCGGAAGCTTTTTCCTATTTGCCCACATGCCCAGCAGACAACTAGCTTCCTCCACTACATCAAAAATTCGAATTTACAGCAGGAAGCAATTGGACAACCCAAAACtagagaagaacaaaaaaaaaatctataagcTGCTGAGCTTTAGCACCTGGATCACTAGTTCACTATATGCAAAGAACCATTTGGTCCTCTCGTTGTTAACCCACGTTGCAGCCTGGCCATGACACCCCAAAGATGGCTACGTACATACACCTGACAACAGCTCGGCGCACCCCATGTCGCGGCCGTTATGATTGCGCCATCCTCCAACCACATACATATGATGATGTAGGGCAGGTTACCTCGATCCTCCAGGCGCATAATTTACGACctccagcagcatcaaaattGAGGGCCTTCTTCGCGCTTAGTTTTGAAGCAGAGGGAAGGAGCACCTACCATATATGCACAGCTAATTCAGCAACTGGGCCACAAGGGCTAGTTGATCTCTCCTTCCTCTGCATCTTTAGTGCTGGGGACACTGCTaggatcttcttcttcttcctcatcaTCTGCTTTCATAAAGAGCCCAAGCTGTTCCAATGGATTGCCTGATCCAGGAAGAAAACTGGGCATGCCATCCTGGGAGTGCTCAGGACTAGTCTCATCAACAGAACTCACAATATGTTCTGTGGTGGCTGTTCCAAGCATTTCCAAGTCCTTTAGATGGAGATTGTCATTAATTTCTACAGTTCTCTCCATCTGCATTAAGTTAAACTATGTAAATTTTCGTGAGATAAATCTCGATACCACGAGTAAATGCAATTTTTTCACTTGCCTCCTGCAATGCCTGACGGGCTTTCTCCCTCTCTAGGTCCCGTTTACGCTTAGCCTCGGCTTCGGCTTCAGCTCTTCGAGCTTCCATAGCTGCATTTCCTTCAGCCAACAGCCTTGCTTTCTCTGAATATATAGATAGGCACTTCTCAGGAAAATGTACGAACCATCACTTAGGAACTAATTTAACAGCTGGCTATGTGTGTTACCTTCCTTCTGGAGCTTTTCCAGCTCCTCCTGTTTGTCTCCACCCTGACCCACCAAATATTCTTTCTCAGAAGCAGCTCAACAAacagtcaaacaaaaaaacacaacataGAACTAATTACAAACCTGGCTGAGAATCCCCTGTGCCTTGACAATCACATCGGCATAACGACTCCTAAGGAGGGCTGCTCTTAGGAGCTTGTCTGGGGAGACTTGCCTGTCGGGTTTTGAGTTCTCCCCTAAATTTTCATAGGGAAAGGATCAGATGATCCGATCAGCTTAATGCACTGAGACCCCTTAATGGCCTCATATGTACCTGCTTGCAAATTCATGCTTACCCTCTGGGGCAGGCTTAGACTCGTTGTCCAGCTCACGGAGCTCCACATCATCAGTAGGATCTGTGATTTCGAAAGTTGTACAAGGATTAAGCCAAAAGTAACTTTCAAATGCTTCTGTGATGATAAAGGCATATTTTGATTTCTAAAGGTCAAACTCTTAGACTTTGACCAACAATAGGTCAAACTACAAGTACATTTAGTGCATACAAATTATACCAAtagattatatttctaaaaacttACACATTGTGGTATTACAGCTATTAACAACAAGCTTTATCAGAAATCAAGTTTAGTGTTGAATACTTTGTTAATCAAAATAATCCTTAAAAATATCTGGGATGGTAGTAGAACAGAAAGGGCATAGAAAGGAGGCTTACGGTTGGCATCAACTGGACTAATAACATCACTCTTTTCTTGCTCCACAAGTTGCATAGATCTCTTACTTCCCTAAATTAGATAGATGACAATTATTTCAGTGCTGGATGGCAGGAAAGGGAAAGTTCTTTCGATAGGAAAGAAAACAAGTCTtgacaaaatatatgaatatgataCTAAATTTCTCAAAACAACACAGTATCACATTTACTCacacaattaattttgttttactgACCAAATTAGACAATAAGggtatatttaatttagatGACAGTAAGCCTCTATCTCAATATTTTCATCAAGCACCATGACAAAACAGCCAAAATACCTTCGCAAGCTTTGCTGGACTACCAAATTTTTCTTGTTCGCTTTCACTATCACTACCCGAGTCTGAATCTGCATTACAGAGTAAATATGATTGAGGGCACCTTAAGACAaacattgatatatattacAAGTGGGACTATCAGAAATCCAAAATGAACCATTTCTGGAAATTTACTAACAGCTTGGCcacaaaaaaaagacataaTGAATGTGAATATATGCTTATTCTGAAGAGAAGTTAAATTGCTGCAAATTAGCACAAGGGTAAGTTGCAGGATGGTATCCTGCTTGTAAGCCAGTTGATAATCTAGTCTCCCAGAAaatcaaagaagaaaaggagggaataTTGTTGAATGCATGAGCGTGCACTCCATACTAGAAGACAGCTGATGTTAGCATGTTACACATGCACCTACAGTGAAGTATAGCTCTGCATACTTCTGGTTAAGTCCCTCATTATCCAGAACTCAACTAGACATCTACTCCGACATAATTAGCTTGAAGCTTAAAGCCCCCAGAAGTTAATGTAAGGAAATATACAAGTTGTTGAAGTAATCAGAACATTGttgcaaagaaaatatatttgtttacaAGGATGTATATCATGCTAAAAGGAGTATGTAAGCACAGAGTGGCACAGACCGCTGGAAGAAGATCCAGAGTCACTGCTGGAATTACTTGGGCTACCACCCTTGCTAGGTTTGTTGTGTGCAtctttttctattaatatTGGGGACGCATTGCCACAAATATCTACATCCTCCTCAATTGGCTCGCCACCtgcagacaaaaaaaaagaatctgaCTACTGCACTGTTGCAAAAAACTAATCTTTATCAATGGACTAGGAATATAACCTTTGCAGGGATTTGTAGAGGAGTGGCTAAGCCCAGATACATTAGCAGCCTCATTCTCAGAAGGCTCAGATTTTGCCTGTTGACTCGGCCCCCTCTCTTGCAAATACTTGTCAACTTGTTTCTTCAGCTCGAAAAGCAGATCATCACTGACAGCATGGATATCAATCTCTATCTCTCCATCACCAAGCTGATCTGTATTGTTGTCAATGCATTGCTGCAACAAATCAATGATGTGTGCAGGTAACTCTGGATCCTCAGATAAAGATGACAAACAGTTCCCAAAGGATTCTTTCTCTTCAAATGTCATTTTTGGCTTTACAGACTCTGTTGGCCTAACACACTCTGTTGACACTTCACTGCAGTCCACAGGGGGAGTCTTCCTCCTCTTTGAGTCAGCCCTATCAACCTCAATGTGAGTCTCTGTAACAACGGAAGCTAACTTCTTTTCAATTGCCCGCCATCTTGATTCAAACATCTTGTTTAGTTGAATGGCCATATCATGCACTGCATGTCCACGGGGATTATAGGTCATCGCATTTGCAAAGGTCAGCCGTACATCAGCCGCAAAATCAGAAGGACTTGTGTAGGAACCGGAGTCAAGCTTAGTCCTGACGGTTCCAAGATCCATTGGGTTCTTGATGATTTGAAAATAATCTGGAATATTCAGCTTAACCGCATCTACCGGGGTGTTGAATATGTGACTGTATTTCTGAGTCATCAGTTTTTTAAGGATAGCATCACACTGCTTAAGAATTGATTCCTCAGTCAACACTGTGGAAGCCTCAGGTCGGGGTTTTGTAGGCAAGAAACGCCCCTTAGCACCACGGACCACATGGCTACCACGCTGTCCCTTCTTAGCTCGAGGGGCAGCCGAGGACGAGAGCGCAGGTGCTCTATTGGCAGGGACAGGAACAGCAAACTGGGGCTTCTTGAGGAGATCCCGAACCTTATCAAGCTCCTTACGAAACCTCTTCCGGAGGCGCCTCCTCTCGGAGGACGACATCTTGGCTGGAACAAAAATCTCCCGCTTGACATCGAAGCCGTCGCTGTTTAGGCTGATACACTTGCGCTTTGGGGCCGACGAATCCTCAGAGTCAACACGAACAGGACTGCCTACTACGCCTTCCGACTCGCCAACAGTCTCCGCATACCCACGGGGCGCCACTGACGCCACGCCCCGAAACGCCATTTCGTCGTAGCCCCGCTTAATCTGCCTCTGCTGCCCAAACTCCATGAGGACCGTCGGTGTCATGTGCCCGGGCGCCAGATCTGTTCACCATTGACAAACCATAAGAGACAAGATTCAGTCACCTGGAACCCAAACTCGAGCTATGAAATGCCCAAAATTTGAGCTTTCCCTGCAGCAAGACGAAGGAAATGAACAGCAACACAAACCGAATTCTAACCTATTTTTACGAATCTCCCGAATTCAAAAGGTTCCATACAAAACCCTAATACTACACCTAGCCCTGACTCAT is part of the Oryza brachyantha chromosome 2, ObraRS2, whole genome shotgun sequence genome and encodes:
- the LOC102720019 gene encoding uncharacterized protein LOC102720019 — protein: MEQQPCCYFPLRWESTGDQWWYASPIDWAAADGHYDIVRQLLHLDPNLLIKLTSLRRIRRLEALWDDDARFAGAAGHRAGVARSLLMECECKNGSENTLLRAGYGGWLLYSAASAGDMAFVQELMDRDPLLVFGEGEYGVTDMFYAAARGGNAEVFRLLLDHAMSPRCSTNCANGEGAQGRGGGRSSVFRLEMMSRAVHAAARGGSVEMLRVLIERRSDVSEYVDFRGSTVLHAAAGRGQLEVVKYLMATFDIIDSTDNQGNTALHVAAYRGHLPVVEALVAASPSTMSAVNRAGDTFLHSAIAGFRTPGFRRLDRQMELMRHLIRERTADIQKIINLRNDAGLTVLHMAVVGCVHPDLVELLMTTPSIDLNAEDANGMTPLALLKQQLRSSTSDKLIKQIVSAGGVLNSSVLRTRSAIVSQIKMQGGIASSPGTTFKISDAEIFLYSGVGTAESRRPSSCSSNGKCDHAHHGDAKCANEENHGSSEKRLSSASRAKDRLKLMLKWPRQKMSRAHKKSDDGSGAMDSIKKLSEQAVETPAPLRQAFTKTTALNNKRTLAVKTSTPGSAATKKKLNSKLIHGIMEAMPHLASPSPAAAFPKSSTPQPPPRSGKMKGVCLELDDENSTTTTPVFGKLKDIVLDSNDDDGMDEPSSSGSSMNDDGSAEMPARRHGCGNGRLINICFGAQGLTVEDSASGQQTSKLFKQQCLRVS
- the LOC102720302 gene encoding transcription factor GTE9-like, which codes for MTPTVLMEFGQQRQIKRGYDEMAFRGVASVAPRGYAETVGESEGVVGSPVRVDSEDSSAPKRKCISLNSDGFDVKREIFVPAKMSSSERRRLRKRFRKELDKVRDLLKKPQFAVPVPANRAPALSSSAAPRAKKGQRGSHVVRGAKGRFLPTKPRPEASTVLTEESILKQCDAILKKLMTQKYSHIFNTPVDAVKLNIPDYFQIIKNPMDLGTVRTKLDSGSYTSPSDFAADVRLTFANAMTYNPRGHAVHDMAIQLNKMFESRWRAIEKKLASVVTETHIEVDRADSKRRKTPPVDCSEVSTECVRPTESVKPKMTFEEKESFGNCLSSLSEDPELPAHIIDLLQQCIDNNTDQLGDGEIEIDIHAVSDDLLFELKKQVDKYLQERGPSQQAKSEPSENEAANVSGLSHSSTNPCKGGEPIEEDVDICGNASPILIEKDAHNKPSKGGSPSNSSSDSGSSSSDSDSGSDSESEQEKFGSPAKLAKGSKRSMQLVEQEKSDVISPVDANHPTDDVELRELDNESKPAPEGENSKPDRQVSPDKLLRAALLRSRYADVIVKAQGILSQGGDKQEELEKLQKEEKARLLAEGNAAMEARRAEAEAEAKRKRDLEREKARQALQEMERTVEINDNLHLKDLEMLGTATTEHIVSSVDETSPEHSQDGMPSFLPGSGNPLEQLGLFMKADDEEEEEDPSSVPSTKDAEEGEIN